From a single Pseudomonas cremoricolorata genomic region:
- a CDS encoding baseplate J/gp47 family protein, translating into MPYEIPTLPVLIQRTEADFERNAPDALRRSDAKVAARALSGAAYQLFGYQNWVARQAHPATCDDEQVLLWADWRLEEGRKPAVAATGLVGVTGSSGFLVDAGVVYQADDGRRYVVVVGATLVNGAAQVQVASEMLGPEGNIQAGELTTVTPVLGVNPRAVIDVDGITGGAHQEDIEALRGRVRAAFKNPSKVGNADDFEEWALEVPGVTRAWALPRWLGPGTFGLTFVCDGDVDIFPTEAKVAEVQAYLERKRPVTSEVYVFAAQRLDVNLRLRLVPDTTTVRQAVEKALADLISDVGGAGSVIPLTHIQAAISNAPGETDHRLETPTDDVSVARNQVAVLGAITWL; encoded by the coding sequence ATGCCGTATGAAATTCCAACCCTGCCGGTGCTGATCCAGCGTACTGAGGCAGATTTCGAGCGCAATGCCCCGGATGCGTTGCGCAGGTCGGACGCCAAGGTCGCGGCCAGGGCGCTCAGCGGTGCGGCCTATCAGCTGTTCGGCTACCAGAACTGGGTGGCCAGGCAAGCCCATCCGGCGACCTGCGATGACGAGCAGGTTTTGTTGTGGGCGGACTGGCGCCTTGAAGAAGGCCGCAAGCCAGCCGTAGCAGCTACCGGCCTGGTAGGCGTGACCGGGTCTTCCGGGTTCCTGGTCGACGCCGGGGTCGTCTATCAGGCTGATGACGGGCGTCGTTACGTGGTGGTTGTAGGTGCAACGTTGGTCAATGGTGCAGCCCAAGTGCAAGTGGCGTCGGAAATGCTCGGCCCGGAGGGCAACATCCAGGCTGGCGAGCTCACTACCGTCACTCCGGTGCTTGGCGTCAATCCACGGGCGGTCATAGACGTCGATGGCATCACTGGTGGCGCTCATCAGGAGGACATCGAGGCGCTGCGCGGGCGCGTGCGGGCAGCCTTCAAGAACCCCAGCAAAGTGGGCAACGCCGATGACTTCGAGGAGTGGGCGCTGGAGGTACCTGGAGTCACGCGCGCCTGGGCACTTCCGCGATGGCTGGGGCCGGGTACGTTCGGCCTGACCTTTGTCTGCGACGGGGACGTGGACATCTTTCCTACCGAGGCAAAGGTGGCAGAGGTTCAGGCGTACCTTGAGCGCAAGCGACCAGTGACCAGCGAAGTGTATGTGTTCGCTGCACAGCGCCTGGACGTTAATCTGCGCCTGCGACTGGTGCCAGATACCACGACGGTCCGTCAGGCCGTCGAGAAAGCACTGGCAGACCTGATCAGCGACGTGGGCGGGGCTGGTTCGGTCATCCCGCTCACGCATATCCAGGCGGCCATCAGCAATGCCCCTGGCGAAACGGATCACCGACTGGAAACGCCAACCGACGATGTGAGCGTGGCGCGCAACCAGGTCGCTGTGCTGGGGGCGATCACATGGCTATGA
- a CDS encoding putative phage tail protein yields MTEDDYREGLRGLMPPGPAFDPGLQPDVAQLLAGLAPELARVDQALDALQLEMNPATVDALLTDWEAYLGLPDACTVPGSQTVEQRRQAVIDKLTASGAPQVAYYKRRARQSGVVVTIDEFRPARVGPTVAGGFLYGGAWSWAWLASAPLAAYGTPQGAAMECRLRLEAPEYTDVEIGYGKAEAERIAAHVDQLFTAIHYVMPAAIAGLED; encoded by the coding sequence ATGACCGAAGACGATTACAGGGAGGGTCTGCGTGGGCTGATGCCACCGGGCCCGGCTTTCGACCCAGGTCTGCAGCCTGACGTGGCTCAACTGTTGGCCGGCCTCGCGCCAGAGCTGGCCAGGGTTGACCAGGCGCTGGACGCTCTGCAACTGGAGATGAATCCGGCCACTGTCGATGCCCTGCTGACCGACTGGGAGGCTTATTTGGGCTTGCCGGATGCCTGCACGGTGCCGGGCTCCCAGACCGTAGAGCAGCGCCGTCAGGCGGTGATCGACAAGCTGACAGCCTCGGGCGCTCCCCAAGTGGCGTATTACAAGCGCAGGGCAAGGCAGTCAGGCGTGGTGGTCACCATCGATGAGTTTCGCCCGGCCAGAGTCGGACCAACCGTCGCCGGCGGGTTTCTGTACGGCGGTGCCTGGTCTTGGGCCTGGCTGGCGTCCGCGCCGCTAGCGGCCTATGGCACGCCGCAAGGCGCTGCGATGGAGTGCCGCCTGCGCCTTGAGGCGCCGGAGTACACCGATGTCGAGATCGGCTATGGGAAAGCCGAAGCCGAGCGAATCGCAGCGCACGTCGATCAGCTTTTCACCGCAATTCATTATGTGATGCCGGCCGCTATTGCCGGCCTCGAGGATTAA
- a CDS encoding phage baseplate protein has product MQRISSWTDLVAAFGRFRYGSVVGGVAPTPIQAEWLNMVQEEISNVVLAAGIELRADQENQLQQAIAQMLSGYLPLTGGTLTGLLKATKGVRVAKGMPLAGNASLVGYGFAGDGDTGLYATGGNDDDGSAVVVVVDGVEVLRLKSDGTLTIAGSHAPYHTGNKPAMLAVVYPVGSIYMNASDATNPAVLLGFGTWVALGTGRMLMGVGSGNDVRGQAKSFELGETGGEYEHALSIAEMPQHDHKMPQGSVVPEGETGPIYSSGDDATHSPEAGEQPSSGKSGGGQAHNNLPPYLAVHMWKRAS; this is encoded by the coding sequence ATGCAACGGATTTCCAGCTGGACCGACTTGGTGGCCGCGTTTGGCCGTTTTCGCTATGGGTCGGTGGTCGGGGGCGTGGCCCCTACACCGATTCAGGCCGAATGGCTAAACATGGTGCAGGAGGAAATCAGCAACGTGGTACTGGCTGCGGGTATCGAGCTGCGCGCTGATCAGGAAAACCAATTACAGCAGGCCATTGCACAGATGCTGTCCGGCTACCTGCCCCTGACCGGCGGCACGCTGACTGGGCTGCTTAAGGCCACCAAAGGCGTACGCGTGGCCAAAGGCATGCCACTGGCCGGAAACGCCAGCCTGGTTGGATATGGTTTCGCCGGGGACGGTGACACCGGACTCTACGCGACAGGAGGGAACGATGACGACGGCTCTGCCGTTGTGGTGGTGGTCGATGGCGTTGAGGTGTTGCGATTGAAAAGTGACGGCACCCTGACCATCGCCGGCTCCCATGCGCCGTACCACACCGGCAACAAGCCGGCGATGCTGGCTGTGGTGTACCCCGTGGGATCGATCTACATGAACGCAAGCGACGCTACCAATCCGGCAGTTCTGCTGGGTTTCGGCACTTGGGTAGCGTTGGGCACAGGCCGGATGCTGATGGGTGTTGGCAGCGGAAACGATGTTCGCGGTCAGGCCAAGTCATTTGAGCTTGGCGAGACTGGAGGCGAGTACGAGCACGCGCTCTCAATCGCTGAGATGCCGCAGCACGATCACAAAATGCCGCAAGGCAGCGTTGTACCAGAGGGGGAGACTGGGCCCATCTACAGCTCAGGTGATGACGCGACGCACTCTCCCGAGGCGGGTGAGCAACCGTCTAGCGGCAAGTCCGGTGGCGGACAGGCACATAACAACTTGCCACCTTACTTGGCCGTGCACATGTGGAAACGCGCCAGCTAA
- a CDS encoding SGNH/GDSL hydrolase family protein, whose product MTQAKISSALEDVAVQMRGAMIYSSAAQGIANTTSGSYFSVPSSDEAEYVILYRNDNGLAIKISTYPNAQAVKAVKQQVDSATVAIDQVSSQIKPFPSEETDVVRLRQLDTEGGLIAQLSDSALRTIPFTILVDAGSTAILDSEGSVVLLDEPGRTIVGPFEMQVTDAPGVFATDIEGALLGVEDEVVAQSPFDGGLLFSPLIATSPAIRSVIYPQNILQYRERDTALVATLASLSTTASSSGRAMSVDAERYGPAAMLGLRRLDLPSDHRFMPLTLVNVPVQAQPTPIKVLVIGDSIGNRQGATLTKQYLEAQGFSVTLVGTMPGSALPNDPNNASGGLGEAREGWETGDYTYAQTDMANIVAPGGEAAYLSGSKAYKYSRNPFLRAATESDNPAIVRNGCVFDPAFYQSRFGLQAPDVVVNLLGTNDASHRTDATVYAEVFANDTLMHSQIAAAWPDAKIIRSVPGTSFDTTRNALWSTRYAPVIRAIKDAAAGNAAVIVAPVWAMTDPESGYPISASAPGTDGFVSGNFSDPTHPQGSSRHSLFASLAPFIAGAALDLI is encoded by the coding sequence ATGACCCAGGCGAAGATTAGTTCCGCCTTGGAAGATGTTGCTGTTCAGATGCGCGGCGCCATGATCTATAGCTCCGCGGCTCAGGGTATTGCTAACACCACGTCCGGTTCCTACTTCAGCGTACCGTCATCGGACGAAGCGGAATACGTGATCCTCTATAGAAACGATAATGGTCTGGCGATAAAAATCAGCACCTACCCGAACGCCCAGGCGGTGAAGGCGGTGAAGCAGCAAGTCGATTCAGCGACCGTTGCCATCGATCAGGTCAGCAGCCAGATCAAGCCGTTCCCATCCGAGGAAACGGATGTGGTACGCCTGAGGCAGCTGGACACCGAGGGCGGCTTGATCGCGCAGTTGTCAGACAGTGCGCTGAGAACGATCCCTTTCACGATCCTGGTGGATGCGGGATCGACAGCGATCCTCGACTCTGAAGGCTCCGTGGTGTTACTGGACGAGCCAGGCCGGACAATCGTCGGGCCTTTTGAAATGCAGGTCACGGACGCCCCTGGGGTATTCGCCACTGACATCGAGGGCGCGCTGCTCGGGGTTGAAGACGAGGTGGTGGCGCAGTCGCCTTTCGATGGCGGCCTGCTGTTTTCGCCATTGATTGCCACAAGCCCGGCGATCAGGTCGGTGATCTATCCGCAGAACATCCTCCAGTACCGAGAGCGGGACACCGCGCTAGTGGCCACCCTGGCCAGCCTCAGCACCACCGCATCCTCAAGCGGTCGGGCAATGTCCGTTGACGCCGAGCGCTACGGACCTGCGGCCATGCTTGGCCTCAGGCGGCTTGATCTCCCGAGCGATCATCGTTTCATGCCGCTCACCTTGGTCAACGTCCCTGTGCAGGCACAGCCCACGCCGATCAAGGTCTTGGTGATTGGTGACAGCATCGGCAACCGGCAGGGCGCAACCCTGACCAAGCAGTACCTGGAGGCGCAGGGGTTCAGCGTGACGCTTGTCGGCACCATGCCCGGATCAGCGCTGCCGAACGACCCAAACAACGCGAGCGGCGGACTGGGCGAAGCGCGCGAGGGCTGGGAAACGGGTGACTACACCTACGCCCAGACCGACATGGCAAACATCGTCGCTCCTGGTGGAGAGGCCGCCTACCTCTCAGGTTCGAAAGCCTACAAGTATTCCCGAAATCCATTCCTGCGCGCCGCGACCGAAAGCGATAACCCGGCCATCGTCAGGAACGGGTGCGTGTTCGATCCTGCCTTCTACCAGTCGCGTTTCGGCCTTCAGGCTCCAGACGTCGTGGTCAACCTGCTCGGCACCAACGACGCGAGCCACCGCACGGACGCCACGGTGTACGCCGAGGTCTTTGCCAACGACACCTTGATGCACTCGCAGATCGCTGCTGCTTGGCCTGACGCGAAGATCATCAGATCGGTACCCGGAACCTCGTTCGATACCACCAGGAACGCGTTGTGGTCTACGCGCTACGCGCCGGTTATCCGAGCCATCAAGGATGCCGCAGCGGGAAATGCAGCGGTGATCGTCGCGCCGGTATGGGCCATGACCGACCCGGAAAGCGGCTACCCGATCAGCGCATCTGCGCCGGGTACCGATGGCTTTGTCTCGGGGAACTTCAGCGATCCCACCCACCCGCAGGGTTCCTCTCGCCACTCGCTCTTCGCATCGCTGGCGCCGTTCATCGCGGGCGCTGCACTCGACCTCATCTAA
- a CDS encoding glycoside hydrolase family 24 protein: MAQISSEAAGGINVIAFLDMLAWSEGTSTIKASDDGYNVLVGGKLFTDYSQHPRVLVPLPRYGIKSTAAGRYQVLARTWDAIVKNYGFKGRFIPEAQDLAAIKLLAECGALPLIKAGRISDAIAKAAPIWASLPGAGYGQREHKLAALLGIYESERAVEAKPSSDLLAMYVACGGEAVA; encoded by the coding sequence ATGGCTCAAATCTCTTCCGAAGCTGCTGGCGGTATCAATGTGATCGCCTTCCTCGACATGCTCGCCTGGTCTGAGGGCACTTCGACCATTAAAGCCAGTGACGACGGCTACAACGTGCTGGTGGGCGGCAAGCTGTTCACCGACTACAGCCAGCACCCGCGCGTGCTGGTACCGCTGCCGCGCTACGGCATCAAGTCGACGGCTGCCGGTCGCTACCAAGTCTTGGCCCGCACCTGGGATGCCATCGTCAAGAACTACGGGTTCAAGGGCCGCTTCATTCCCGAAGCCCAGGATCTGGCCGCGATCAAGCTGCTGGCCGAGTGCGGCGCGCTGCCGCTGATCAAGGCTGGTCGGATCAGTGACGCGATCGCCAAGGCCGCGCCGATCTGGGCCAGTCTGCCAGGCGCCGGGTACGGCCAGCGCGAGCACAAGCTGGCGGCGCTGCTTGGCATCTACGAAAGCGAGAGGGCGGTCGAGGCCAAGCCTTCCAGCGACCTGCTGGCGATGTATGTCGCCTGCGGTGGTGAGGCGGTAGCGTGA
- a CDS encoding DUF2514 domain-containing protein produces MSRPAQIALLALVLASYWGAYQHGRSVERAVAATVSANRDSGDRKAEVIGERAARAEEQRRAQAQEEARAHAHEQHQVADAGADGADAAGQRLQHDAAQFAAAVSCAGPDTAAIARGQAATRAAMVLSDLLARADARAGDLAKAYDRARVAGEQCQQEYDSLIKGS; encoded by the coding sequence GTGAGCCGGCCGGCGCAGATTGCTCTATTGGCGCTGGTGCTGGCGTCGTACTGGGGCGCCTACCAGCATGGCCGGTCGGTGGAAAGAGCAGTAGCCGCGACGGTATCCGCCAATCGCGACAGCGGCGACCGCAAAGCTGAAGTCATCGGCGAGCGCGCCGCGCGTGCCGAAGAACAAAGACGCGCCCAGGCGCAGGAGGAGGCGAGAGCCCATGCACACGAACAACACCAGGTGGCTGACGCTGGCGCTGATGGCGCCGATGCTGCTGGCCAGCGGTTGCAGCACGACGCCGCCCAGTTCGCCGCCGCCGTCAGTTGCGCCGGCCCGGATACCGCCGCTATCGCCCGAGGCCAGGCAGCCACCCGCGCCGCCATGGTGCTCTCCGACCTGCTCGCACGGGCTGATGCTCGAGCGGGAGATCTGGCGAAAGCGTATGACCGCGCCAGAGTAGCCGGGGAGCAGTGCCAGCAGGAATACGACTCTCTTATCAAAGGCTCTTGA
- a CDS encoding topoisomerase DNA-binding C4 zinc finger domain-containing protein — MMMATDLYLQGYSMDRKDLSRRAILVSVLALASGTALARGGGRGGGRSGGWRGGRGRSGGGGFGGLAFILGIGCAFWLWVKITDRKSKTQASKYPTPSQLQRQEILPTQPPGPNVQTESCVQTEHPRLCPECGSPMLLRTASKGRHVGKKFMGCSKFPRCRGIRTVQ, encoded by the coding sequence ATGATGATGGCTACTGATCTATACCTACAGGGGTATTCGATGGACCGAAAAGACCTTTCTCGCAGGGCAATACTGGTCAGCGTTCTCGCTTTAGCCAGCGGTACCGCACTCGCACGCGGAGGCGGGCGAGGTGGTGGTCGAAGCGGTGGCTGGCGAGGTGGTCGGGGCCGTAGCGGTGGAGGTGGATTTGGAGGCCTCGCTTTCATCTTGGGAATAGGCTGCGCATTTTGGCTTTGGGTTAAAATTACCGACAGAAAGTCGAAGACCCAAGCGTCCAAATATCCAACCCCAAGTCAATTGCAAAGGCAGGAGATTCTGCCAACGCAGCCGCCGGGACCGAATGTACAAACAGAAAGCTGCGTACAAACGGAACACCCTCGCCTGTGTCCTGAATGCGGCAGCCCGATGCTGCTGAGGACGGCCAGCAAGGGAAGACATGTTGGGAAGAAATTCATGGGCTGCTCGAAGTTTCCGCGTTGCCGCGGAATCCGGACTGTCCAGTGA
- a CDS encoding sigma-70 family RNA polymerase sigma factor — MPATPPIEQLYVEHHSWLQGWLRTRLNNATDAADLAHDTFLRILQRRQAPVMVEPRAYLRTIARGLVIDLWRHRDIEQAWLETVAGLPEAQMPSPEVSALAIEALISIDRMLDALPARMRTIFLMAQLDGLPCPRIAERLGVSLSTIERDLAKALRHCYQLAYEPQP, encoded by the coding sequence ATGCCCGCTACGCCCCCTATCGAGCAGCTTTACGTTGAGCACCACAGCTGGCTGCAAGGCTGGCTGCGCACCCGCCTGAATAACGCGACGGATGCCGCAGATCTTGCGCATGACACGTTCCTGCGCATCTTGCAGCGTCGTCAAGCGCCCGTCATGGTCGAGCCACGTGCGTACCTGCGCACTATCGCTCGCGGCCTGGTGATCGATCTTTGGCGGCATCGCGACATCGAACAAGCATGGCTGGAAACCGTGGCAGGGCTGCCTGAGGCACAGATGCCTTCACCGGAGGTCAGTGCTTTGGCCATCGAGGCGCTGATCAGCATCGACCGTATGCTCGATGCGCTCCCTGCACGCATGCGCACCATCTTCCTGATGGCTCAGCTCGATGGGCTGCCATGCCCGCGTATCGCCGAACGACTGGGCGTGTCGCTGTCGACCATCGAGCGCGATCTGGCCAAGGCACTGCGCCATTGCTACCAGCTAGCCTACGAGCCACAACCATGA
- a CDS encoding FecR domain-containing protein — translation MTTSGLHSLPDETLEQAIQWSIRMTYNRPDPDTCKAFEMWLSSDESHQLAWTRLQGLSSRFDDVPAAMGRQALEKLPQARLRRRQMLNLLALCGISATAVWTARDAAPWQRLLADYSTRVGEHRRWTLSDGSVLELNTDTAVRLHFSADARVIELLRGELYLTSGADSASARHRPLRVINPFGSFEALGTRFGVRQYPHSCKLEVNEGAVQLLSLGGKGAIAQAGETWAMLHNGVQRLAARAQEPAWRDGLLIARSMPLGTLVGELGRYRNGYLGCDPRITQRIISGNFNLDDMDATLAFIAQTHDLRLQTLTRYWMRFSV, via the coding sequence ATGACCACTTCCGGGCTGCACAGTCTGCCCGATGAGACGCTCGAACAGGCCATCCAGTGGTCCATCCGGATGACCTACAATCGCCCCGACCCGGATACGTGCAAGGCTTTCGAGATGTGGCTGAGCAGTGACGAATCTCACCAGCTGGCCTGGACTCGTTTGCAAGGCTTGAGCAGTCGCTTCGATGACGTGCCCGCCGCAATGGGGCGCCAGGCGCTTGAAAAACTACCGCAGGCTCGGCTTCGACGCAGGCAGATGCTCAATTTGCTGGCACTGTGCGGTATATCCGCAACGGCAGTATGGACCGCGCGCGACGCCGCGCCTTGGCAGCGACTGCTTGCCGACTACAGTACCCGCGTTGGCGAGCATCGGCGTTGGACACTCAGCGACGGCAGCGTGCTGGAGCTCAACACCGACACCGCGGTACGCCTGCATTTCAGCGCCGATGCACGAGTGATTGAGCTGTTGCGGGGAGAGCTTTACCTGACCAGCGGCGCCGATAGCGCCAGCGCCCGTCACCGCCCCCTGCGAGTCATCAACCCTTTCGGTAGCTTCGAAGCGCTCGGCACCCGGTTCGGTGTGCGCCAGTACCCGCACAGCTGCAAGCTGGAAGTGAACGAGGGCGCCGTTCAGTTGCTATCCCTTGGCGGCAAGGGGGCCATTGCCCAAGCGGGCGAAACCTGGGCAATGCTGCACAACGGCGTGCAGCGCCTAGCCGCCAGAGCACAGGAACCAGCCTGGCGCGATGGACTGTTGATCGCACGTTCGATGCCGCTGGGGACTCTGGTCGGTGAGCTTGGCCGTTACCGTAACGGCTACCTGGGATGCGACCCGCGCATAACGCAACGTATAATCAGCGGTAATTTCAACCTCGATGATATGGATGCAACGCTGGCCTTCATCGCTCAGACCCACGATCTTCGCTTGCAGACGTTGACTCGATATTGGATGCGGTTCAGCGTTTGA
- a CDS encoding TonB-dependent siderophore receptor produces MPQLSPIRIAIRHAVLCASLGFGAIPLLAQAAAAGQADMSHDLTVPAGSLDTALSALSRVTGLNITFAQGDMAGKYTTGLQGRFSNEQALRQLLAGSGLHAIAQHNGGYHLVPIPNTPDNGAVALDPIDVVGAQLGTTTEGTGSYTTGTTSIGGKTQKTLRETPQSVSVMTKQRMEDQNLTSLTQVLDQTTGITVVGGNDSKNEFYSRGFVIRSIQTDSGAPLFRNETYDSLPDMTAYDHVEVLRGSDGLYGGTGDPGGSINLVRKRALPYNQLKISQSAGSWDNYRTDVDLTGPLGFDGALRGRVAMSYEDKNYFYDRADSEKHVIFATLEADLTPDTLLAVGGSHEWRDMDGYWDRGLVRYKDGRDISTSRTKSFAADWSSNNYKRTEYFAKLEHALDENWKINSSYTKTKFDSTQDIGEVAWAADPENPRSPDGSVFGRLIRGYTNEQDLFDVNLAGNFQAFGLTHELLVGADYSEVTRFYSDHSDATVPFDVINDDAGAIAKPARPDIYYFSPDWNQRKSGAYATFKAQLAEPLHLTLGARYSDYRDYVRTVVPRFNMDTPVKESNRGEVTPFGALVLDVTDQWSLYTSYAEIFNPQTAYKSIDAHPLDPIEGETYEFGTKGELFAGLLNISSALYYTKRENEAVSVGGGYYAATGEVVSKGIDTEISGELAPGWQAIVGYTLNINKQRTAGNPNNTGKPMSSQTPKHLFKFFTTYQLPGEFERWKVGLGATIQSDTYKSGTVQRRLSDGSLSEGEAYSFEQAGYAVWNSMVEYKIDEHWTAQVNANNLFDKTYYQTVDASDGGNWYGAPRNYMLTLRATF; encoded by the coding sequence GTGCCCCAACTGTCCCCCATTCGCATCGCCATTCGCCATGCCGTACTTTGCGCCAGCCTCGGGTTCGGTGCCATTCCCTTGCTGGCTCAGGCGGCTGCAGCCGGCCAGGCCGATATGAGCCATGATCTGACAGTGCCAGCCGGATCTCTGGATACCGCGCTGAGCGCGCTCAGCCGTGTCACTGGCTTGAACATCACGTTCGCCCAAGGTGACATGGCTGGCAAGTACACGACGGGGCTGCAAGGCCGCTTCAGCAACGAGCAGGCGCTGCGACAGCTGCTGGCCGGCAGCGGCCTGCATGCCATAGCGCAGCACAATGGTGGATATCACCTGGTGCCGATCCCGAATACACCTGACAACGGCGCCGTGGCACTGGACCCGATAGATGTGGTGGGCGCTCAACTCGGCACCACCACTGAAGGCACAGGCTCTTACACCACCGGCACCACCAGCATCGGCGGCAAGACTCAGAAGACCCTGCGAGAGACGCCACAATCCGTCTCGGTCATGACCAAACAGCGCATGGAAGACCAGAATCTTACCAGCCTGACCCAAGTGCTGGACCAGACCACCGGCATCACCGTAGTCGGCGGAAACGATTCGAAAAACGAATTCTACTCGCGCGGTTTCGTCATTCGCAGTATCCAGACCGACAGCGGCGCGCCACTGTTCCGTAACGAGACCTACGACTCTCTGCCGGACATGACGGCTTATGACCATGTCGAAGTGTTGCGTGGTTCCGACGGCCTGTACGGCGGCACTGGCGATCCGGGCGGTAGCATCAACCTGGTGCGCAAGCGTGCACTGCCCTATAACCAGTTGAAGATCAGTCAATCCGCAGGCAGTTGGGACAACTACCGCACAGATGTGGACCTCACCGGTCCATTGGGCTTCGACGGCGCGCTACGTGGTCGCGTGGCCATGTCCTACGAGGACAAGAACTACTTCTACGATCGCGCCGACAGTGAAAAACACGTCATTTTCGCCACCCTTGAAGCCGACCTGACACCCGACACGCTGCTGGCTGTGGGTGGCAGCCATGAGTGGCGCGACATGGACGGCTACTGGGATCGCGGCCTGGTGCGCTACAAGGATGGACGGGACATCAGTACGTCGCGCACTAAATCGTTCGCCGCGGATTGGTCGTCGAACAACTACAAGCGTACCGAGTACTTCGCCAAGCTCGAACACGCCTTGGATGAAAACTGGAAGATCAACAGCAGCTACACCAAGACCAAGTTCGACTCCACCCAGGATATTGGCGAAGTGGCTTGGGCCGCTGACCCCGAGAATCCGCGCTCGCCCGATGGCTCGGTGTTCGGCCGCCTGATACGCGGCTACACCAACGAGCAGGACCTGTTCGATGTGAACCTCGCCGGCAATTTCCAAGCGTTTGGCCTGACCCACGAACTGCTGGTCGGCGCTGACTATTCCGAAGTAACGCGCTTCTACTCCGATCACAGCGATGCCACGGTGCCTTTCGATGTCATCAATGATGACGCAGGCGCCATTGCCAAGCCTGCCAGGCCGGACATCTACTACTTCAGCCCCGACTGGAACCAGCGTAAAAGCGGCGCCTACGCGACGTTCAAGGCCCAACTGGCCGAACCGCTGCATCTGACCCTTGGCGCCCGCTACTCAGACTACCGCGACTACGTACGAACCGTGGTGCCGCGTTTCAACATGGATACGCCGGTCAAGGAAAGCAACCGCGGCGAGGTCACACCCTTTGGCGCATTGGTGCTGGATGTCACGGACCAGTGGTCGCTGTACACCAGCTACGCCGAGATCTTCAATCCGCAGACCGCTTACAAATCTATCGACGCCCACCCACTGGACCCGATCGAGGGTGAGACCTATGAGTTCGGTACCAAGGGTGAGCTGTTCGCAGGTCTCCTGAACATCTCCTCGGCGCTCTACTACACCAAGCGCGAAAACGAAGCGGTGAGCGTTGGCGGTGGTTACTACGCAGCCACTGGCGAAGTGGTGAGCAAAGGTATCGACACCGAGATATCCGGTGAGCTGGCCCCTGGCTGGCAGGCCATCGTCGGCTATACCCTCAACATCAACAAGCAGCGCACCGCCGGTAACCCTAATAACACCGGCAAACCGATGAGTTCGCAGACGCCTAAGCATCTGTTCAAGTTCTTCACTACTTATCAACTGCCGGGTGAGTTCGAACGCTGGAAAGTTGGCCTTGGCGCGACTATCCAGAGCGACACCTACAAAAGCGGCACCGTCCAGCGACGCCTGAGTGATGGCAGCCTGAGCGAAGGCGAAGCGTATTCTTTTGAACAAGCCGGCTATGCCGTGTGGAATAGCATGGTCGAATACAAGATCGACGAGCACTGGACCGCACAGGTCAACGCCAATAATCTTTTCGACAAGACCTACTATCAGACAGTGGACGCCAGCGACGGCGGCAACTGGTACGGGGCTCCGCGCAATTACATGCTGACCTTACGTGCAACCTTCTGA
- a CDS encoding sigma-70 family RNA polymerase sigma factor yields MTASPGTAGSDLENLYRAHHGWIRQWLQRKLGNAHDAAELAQDVFVRLLSKPRSFNDAEHAKAYLGRVSRNACVDFWRRRRIEQAYMEVLAAQPEQLLPSLEHQAIILETLAQLQAMIDRMPKRVAQAFCLAQLQGMKQREIAVQLKVSERSVNNYLAQAMYQCLLLEVELDASL; encoded by the coding sequence ATGACCGCTTCTCCCGGCACCGCTGGCTCCGACCTGGAGAACCTCTACCGTGCTCATCACGGCTGGATCCGCCAATGGCTCCAGCGCAAACTGGGCAATGCCCATGATGCCGCGGAGCTGGCACAGGATGTGTTCGTCCGCTTACTGAGCAAGCCCAGGTCGTTCAATGATGCCGAGCATGCCAAGGCTTACCTGGGACGAGTGTCGCGCAATGCTTGCGTTGACTTCTGGCGTCGCCGGCGAATCGAACAGGCCTACATGGAAGTGTTGGCGGCTCAGCCTGAACAACTGCTGCCCTCGCTTGAGCACCAAGCCATCATCCTGGAAACCCTGGCCCAACTGCAGGCGATGATCGACCGTATGCCCAAGCGCGTTGCGCAGGCTTTTTGTCTGGCACAACTGCAAGGCATGAAACAACGGGAAATTGCCGTGCAGTTGAAAGTGAGCGAGCGCAGCGTGAACAACTACCTGGCCCAGGCGATGTATCAGTGCCTGCTGCTGGAAGTGGAACTGGACGCGTCGCTGTGA